The following are encoded in a window of Geobacter metallireducens GS-15 genomic DNA:
- a CDS encoding phosphatidate cytidylyltransferase gives MILFILKASVFVFACFVGLLVLLGLGEFYRMALPKRPVVGTVASLSGMLVLPVLVSPELLLRFVPVPAGNGVLLALTLLFSAVAIFFLFSIRDIRQSAAEAGLIWLGFAYVPLLLSHLVLLRALPDGVSWVFLMLLIVMSGDTAAYYVGSTLGRRKLYPIVSPNKSIEGALGGLCGSLAGTLIAKYTFLHQLTVVDCVVTALAVGALGQVGDLFESLLKRSFGVKDSGIIIPGHGGILDRLDSILFAAPALYYYAYLVVMAR, from the coding sequence TTGATATTGTTCATCCTTAAAGCGAGCGTTTTCGTCTTTGCCTGCTTTGTTGGTCTCCTGGTGTTACTTGGTCTGGGCGAGTTCTACCGGATGGCACTTCCGAAACGGCCCGTGGTAGGGACCGTTGCGTCGCTGTCAGGGATGCTCGTCCTGCCTGTTTTAGTCAGCCCTGAGTTGCTACTGCGCTTTGTGCCGGTCCCTGCCGGGAACGGCGTGTTGTTAGCTCTGACGCTTCTATTCTCTGCCGTTGCCATTTTTTTTCTCTTCAGTATCAGAGATATCCGTCAGAGTGCGGCCGAAGCAGGCCTCATCTGGTTGGGATTTGCCTATGTCCCTTTACTCCTTTCGCACCTTGTCCTTCTCAGGGCTCTCCCTGATGGAGTCTCATGGGTGTTTCTGATGCTTTTGATAGTCATGTCCGGCGACACTGCGGCATACTATGTGGGGAGCACTCTCGGAAGACGGAAGCTTTACCCTATTGTCAGTCCCAACAAGAGCATCGAAGGTGCTCTCGGCGGGCTCTGCGGGAGTCTTGCAGGTACCTTGATTGCAAAATACACATTCTTGCATCAGCTAACGGTCGTTGACTGTGTGGTCACTGCTTTGGCCGTAGGGGCGTTGGGGCAGGTCGGAGACCTGTTCGAATCGCTTCTCAAGCGCAGCTTCGGCGTTAAGGATTCAGGCATTATCATTCCTGGACACGGCGGCATCCTCGACCGGCTCGACAGCATTCTTTTTGCCGCACCCGCACTGTATTACTATGCCTATCTGGTGGTCATGGCCCGATAG
- the pyrH gene encoding UMP kinase: protein MGTPYYKRVLLKLSGEALAGDQGYGIDPLTITTIAAEIKEVVASGAQLALVIGGGNIFRGLAASSKGMDRASADYMGMLATMINSLAMQDALEKIGVDTRVQSAIAMQEVAEPYIRRRAMRHLEKGRVVIFGAGTGNPYFTTDTAASLRAMEIGADVILKGTKVDGVYSADPKKDPTAQKYPRLTYLEVLKKGLQVMDATATSLCMDNNLPIIVFDITTYGNIKKVVCGEEIGTVVKGE, encoded by the coding sequence ATGGGAACACCGTACTACAAGCGAGTATTATTGAAACTTTCCGGCGAGGCCCTTGCGGGCGACCAGGGCTACGGCATCGATCCTCTGACGATCACGACCATTGCCGCCGAGATCAAAGAGGTGGTGGCATCCGGGGCTCAACTCGCCCTCGTTATTGGAGGCGGGAATATTTTCCGCGGTCTGGCAGCTTCCTCCAAGGGGATGGACCGTGCCAGCGCCGACTACATGGGGATGCTGGCCACCATGATCAATTCACTGGCCATGCAGGACGCACTTGAGAAGATAGGTGTCGATACCAGGGTACAGTCGGCCATTGCCATGCAGGAGGTCGCAGAGCCGTACATCAGGCGACGTGCCATGCGGCACCTGGAGAAGGGGCGGGTCGTCATATTCGGCGCCGGTACCGGTAACCCGTATTTCACCACCGATACAGCGGCAAGCCTACGAGCCATGGAAATCGGAGCAGATGTGATTCTCAAGGGAACCAAGGTGGATGGCGTCTACTCGGCCGACCCAAAGAAAGATCCCACCGCCCAGAAATACCCCCGGCTCACGTATCTGGAGGTCCTCAAAAAAGGGCTTCAGGTAATGGATGCAACTGCTACCTCGCTCTGTATGGACAACAATCTCCCCATTATCGTTTTTGACATCACCACATATGGCAACATAAAAAAGGTGGTGTGCGGTGAAGAGATCGGCACCGTTGTGAAAGGAGAATAG
- the rpsB gene encoding 30S ribosomal protein S2, translated as MSSVTMKELLEAGVHFGHQTKRWNPKMKPYIFGARNGIYIIDLQKTVRLFKNAYSFVRECAQSGETILFVGTKKQAQDAIGEEASRCNMYYVNQRWLGGMLTNFATVKQSIDRLKRLDAMFADGTVEAYTKKEALQLEKERQKLEKTLGGIKGMGKVPGALFVIDPKNETIAINEAKKLGIPVVAVVDTNCDPDPIDYVIPGNDDAIRAIRLLTSKMADAVLEGAQARDAQLQTGEEEMAAAEGESEQVEA; from the coding sequence ATGTCCAGTGTAACAATGAAGGAGCTGCTGGAGGCCGGCGTACATTTCGGTCACCAAACCAAGAGATGGAATCCGAAGATGAAGCCGTACATTTTCGGGGCGCGGAACGGGATTTATATCATCGATCTCCAGAAGACCGTCCGCCTGTTCAAAAATGCTTACAGCTTTGTTCGCGAGTGTGCCCAGTCCGGTGAGACGATACTCTTTGTCGGGACCAAGAAGCAGGCCCAGGACGCCATTGGTGAGGAAGCGTCGCGTTGCAATATGTATTATGTTAACCAACGCTGGCTTGGCGGGATGCTTACCAACTTCGCCACCGTGAAGCAGAGCATTGATCGCCTCAAGCGTCTTGATGCCATGTTTGCCGATGGTACCGTTGAAGCCTACACCAAGAAGGAAGCCCTCCAGTTGGAAAAAGAGCGCCAGAAGCTCGAAAAGACCCTCGGCGGTATCAAGGGGATGGGAAAGGTTCCCGGTGCGCTTTTCGTGATTGACCCGAAGAACGAAACGATTGCCATCAACGAAGCCAAAAAGCTCGGCATTCCTGTCGTGGCGGTTGTTGATACCAACTGCGATCCGGATCCGATCGATTATGTCATTCCCGGAAACGATGATGCAATTCGCGCCATTCGTCTTCTGACCTCTAAGATGGCCGATGCGGTTCTCGAAGGTGCCCAGGCCCGGGATGCGCAGTTGCAGACCGGGGAAGAAGAGATGGCTGCTGCCGAAGGTGAGTCGGAGCAGGTAGAAGCGTAA
- the frr gene encoding ribosome recycling factor, which produces MTKEVIADMKAHMEKSVDALRREYQKVRTGRATTGLLDDIKVEYYGNPSPLSQVATLSVPEPRTITIQPWEAKLIPVIEKAIMNANLGFTPANDGKTIRISLPPLTEERRKEIVKTLKKMAEDTKVAVRNIRRDGIDSLKKLEKDKKISEDDLKRAEKEVQDVTNTFVAKVEEVLTHKEKEVLEV; this is translated from the coding sequence ATGACGAAAGAAGTCATTGCCGACATGAAGGCGCACATGGAAAAGTCGGTTGACGCACTTCGCCGCGAATACCAGAAGGTGCGCACCGGCAGGGCCACCACCGGGCTTCTCGATGATATCAAGGTTGAATACTACGGGAATCCTTCGCCCCTCAGTCAGGTGGCGACCCTTTCTGTCCCCGAGCCCCGGACGATAACCATCCAACCTTGGGAGGCCAAGTTGATCCCGGTTATCGAAAAGGCGATCATGAACGCGAATCTTGGTTTTACCCCGGCCAATGACGGTAAGACGATCCGCATTTCCCTTCCGCCTCTCACCGAAGAGCGCCGGAAGGAAATCGTCAAAACACTCAAGAAAATGGCTGAGGATACCAAGGTTGCGGTTCGCAACATTCGCCGTGACGGGATTGATAGCCTCAAAAAGCTGGAGAAGGATAAGAAGATTTCCGAAGACGATCTGAAGCGCGCCGAGAAGGAAGTGCAGGATGTCACGAACACGTTCGTGGCAAAGGTTGAGGAAGTGCTTACGCACAAGGAGAAAGAGGTTCTGGAGGTCTGA
- a CDS encoding IPT/TIG domain-containing protein, protein MKQRVTALVALAALLPAVAAQGAPQTKSRKTSSTVAEKPAPAPAPNILSIIPAQGEPNITVTLSGTGFTAKTSAFLGTIEVPTTVVGPELLTFTIPKLPPGLYALFLKRDGATSRTYNFSIQAPKPFVESISPDTISVCSSAGERVLSITGRNFQPASQVLFDGSVVKSSFGSEQSLTFTVPQAPGGLHQVQVKNPDDTFTTPMTLTIVATPEIYSVTRSDAAVTYYKLVIEGKNFQPGTTIVVEENSLQVGLNAGAGKRLRAGAPPSGEREFLTFVDCSKLVYQRYPADPTDKDLRIQVINPNGETSSVVQVTAP, encoded by the coding sequence ATGAAACAACGTGTAACTGCACTGGTGGCGCTTGCGGCGCTGTTGCCTGCGGTGGCCGCCCAGGGCGCCCCCCAAACCAAGTCCAGGAAGACAAGCTCAACGGTGGCAGAGAAACCGGCCCCCGCCCCTGCTCCAAATATCCTGAGCATCATTCCGGCCCAGGGCGAGCCGAATATCACCGTTACCCTTTCGGGAACCGGCTTTACCGCGAAGACATCGGCATTTCTGGGCACAATCGAAGTGCCGACCACGGTCGTTGGTCCGGAACTGCTGACCTTCACCATACCGAAACTCCCTCCTGGACTTTACGCCCTTTTCCTCAAACGCGACGGCGCCACGAGCCGTACCTACAATTTCTCGATCCAGGCACCGAAACCCTTTGTCGAATCCATTTCTCCCGACACTATCAGCGTCTGTTCCTCTGCGGGCGAGCGTGTCCTATCCATCACCGGCCGCAATTTCCAGCCAGCAAGCCAAGTGCTTTTCGATGGGTCGGTGGTGAAGAGCAGCTTCGGTTCGGAGCAATCTCTCACCTTCACTGTCCCCCAGGCCCCTGGAGGACTCCATCAGGTCCAGGTCAAAAATCCTGACGACACCTTCACCACCCCCATGACTCTTACCATCGTGGCAACCCCGGAAATTTACAGCGTTACAAGGAGCGACGCAGCGGTCACCTATTACAAGCTGGTTATCGAAGGGAAGAATTTCCAGCCAGGAACAACAATAGTAGTGGAGGAAAACAGTCTGCAGGTGGGACTGAACGCGGGAGCCGGCAAACGACTCAGGGCGGGTGCGCCGCCATCAGGGGAACGGGAGTTTCTGACCTTTGTGGACTGCTCGAAACTGGTCTACCAGCGCTATCCCGCCGATCCGACGGATAAGGATCTGAGGATTCAGGTGATTAACCCCAATGGCGAAACAAGCTCGGTAGTGCAGGTGACAGCGCCGTAA
- the lptG gene encoding LPS export ABC transporter permease LptG: MSILTRYIASAYLRVFWLCLASFIAIYLVIDFLEKIGRFLRFDPQWIHVAQFFLYKIPEIATQVIPLAVLMATLLTLGMLSRNSEIIAMRSCGVSLRKISAPILAIACAASLFVIVSNELILPKTYSQMRFIEEVLIRKKSSNTFLRQNNIWHKDNKAILMARAFDPDHQTLRGVTLWSFSEGMTPSRRIDAEQGSWDGGQWTLWKVTVRDFQGGGVANTTQIASMPVNLNLQIEDLKVVDKYADNMGFLKLREYIQKLKKGGYETTRYEAQMHSKISLPFASLIMAFLGIPFALRGSRSSGVALGIGASIGFGFAYFIINAILISFGQTGVLPSLVSAWAANVIFALSGIWLAMTLNR, encoded by the coding sequence GTGAGCATCCTGACTCGTTACATAGCCTCCGCCTATTTGCGGGTTTTCTGGCTCTGCCTTGCATCATTCATAGCCATCTACCTGGTGATTGATTTTCTGGAAAAGATCGGACGTTTTCTTCGCTTCGATCCCCAGTGGATACATGTTGCCCAGTTTTTCCTCTACAAGATCCCCGAAATCGCCACCCAGGTAATCCCTCTTGCGGTACTCATGGCCACCCTGCTGACGCTTGGGATGCTGTCGCGCAACAGCGAGATCATCGCCATGCGCAGTTGTGGCGTGAGCCTCCGCAAAATCAGTGCGCCAATCCTGGCCATAGCCTGTGCGGCCAGCCTTTTCGTTATCGTGTCAAACGAGCTGATTCTGCCGAAGACCTACAGCCAGATGCGCTTCATTGAGGAGGTCCTCATCAGGAAAAAAAGCTCGAATACGTTCTTGCGCCAGAACAATATCTGGCACAAGGACAACAAAGCGATACTCATGGCACGGGCCTTTGATCCCGACCATCAGACGTTGAGGGGGGTAACACTGTGGTCTTTTTCGGAGGGGATGACTCCCTCACGGAGAATAGACGCCGAACAGGGGAGTTGGGACGGTGGCCAATGGACTCTCTGGAAAGTCACCGTGCGGGATTTTCAGGGGGGCGGCGTTGCCAATACAACCCAGATCGCCAGCATGCCGGTCAACCTCAACCTCCAGATAGAAGACCTCAAAGTGGTGGACAAATACGCCGACAACATGGGATTTCTGAAGCTGAGAGAGTATATCCAAAAGCTGAAAAAGGGGGGGTACGAAACCACCCGTTACGAAGCCCAGATGCATTCAAAAATATCGCTTCCCTTTGCCTCGCTCATCATGGCCTTTCTCGGCATCCCGTTCGCACTGCGGGGAAGCCGCTCCAGCGGTGTCGCCCTCGGCATCGGCGCCAGCATCGGCTTCGGCTTCGCCTACTTCATCATCAACGCCATTCTCATCTCCTTCGGCCAGACCGGCGTCCTTCCCTCCCTGGTTTCAGCGTGGGCGGCAAACGTCATTTTTGCCCTCTCGGGCATCTGGCTCGCCATGACACTCAACCGTTGA
- a CDS encoding TonB-dependent receptor plug domain-containing protein: MSFQDKAIKKRISVATIACAGAVLWLHGSVVPAWAENDEMKVLEMFYEDKELVVTPTRDPKPISQVAENVTVITAKEIQALNAHTLGEVLNTIPGVHVEPRVTPGGLSPTLSIQGSESNHVRVIMDGVTINNVSDFLADVGAIPVQRIAAVEIIKGPASSAWGSSLGGIINIITKSPDEGRKLGGTVSASMGERTTGDFRLELSGTRSSLGYYLAADGITSDGLLPHTGVDSGSVYGKMTWDPQEDTRVFATYSYSRGKRGLGEFPQYGLRQEGDYEHLIATLGMSHALSESLDLDIAGRFSHRDYSDVSGALGAGEGLNNNSYEQPNLGASAKLAWRTGIHSVIIGTDYDNGTIDADLRENGGTVRTKTHGRLERRAIFANDTIVWNNWSITPGLRYDWTSTSDDFFSPSLGVTYNLSDHTVLRAYVARGFNVPSLTATTVGAQGLQPNPHLEMEKVWSYQLGFETTFLRYLWLKNTVFRHDVSDFLAYDGATNSYVNQGKQRRQGVEVEVKSIPFFNTTIGVGYTFIDARDRLADERVPNIPRQTWDVSINYDDRKLLRGGLVGRYTQWNAREDFNSRENAMIWDLTGGVRFLTGQVSGEIFFVAHNLFNGSQYLHYFFRNPGRWFEGGLRFNF, translated from the coding sequence ATGTCGTTTCAGGATAAAGCGATCAAGAAACGGATTTCTGTGGCCACGATAGCCTGTGCAGGGGCTGTGCTGTGGCTCCATGGCTCGGTTGTCCCGGCCTGGGCCGAAAACGACGAGATGAAGGTCCTTGAGATGTTTTACGAGGACAAAGAACTTGTGGTCACTCCCACGCGGGATCCGAAGCCCATCTCCCAGGTGGCGGAAAACGTCACCGTCATCACCGCCAAGGAGATTCAGGCCCTCAATGCCCACACCCTGGGAGAGGTTCTCAATACCATACCGGGGGTCCATGTGGAGCCCCGCGTGACGCCGGGAGGGTTATCCCCCACACTTTCCATCCAGGGGTCCGAGAGCAACCATGTCCGGGTGATCATGGATGGAGTGACCATCAACAACGTTTCCGACTTCCTGGCGGATGTGGGGGCCATCCCTGTACAGCGGATCGCGGCGGTGGAGATAATCAAAGGGCCGGCGTCCTCGGCATGGGGTTCTTCACTGGGGGGGATCATCAACATCATCACCAAGTCTCCGGACGAGGGACGGAAACTGGGCGGAACGGTCTCGGCCTCCATGGGTGAGCGTACCACCGGCGACTTCCGCCTGGAACTCTCTGGCACCCGTTCTTCTCTTGGATATTACCTGGCTGCCGACGGCATAACCTCCGACGGTCTCCTTCCCCATACGGGCGTGGACAGCGGCAGCGTATACGGCAAGATGACATGGGACCCCCAGGAGGATACCCGCGTGTTTGCCACGTATAGTTATTCCCGCGGGAAAAGGGGGTTGGGGGAGTTTCCCCAGTATGGATTGCGTCAGGAGGGGGACTATGAGCATTTGATAGCAACCCTCGGCATGAGCCATGCCTTGAGTGAAAGCCTTGATCTGGATATCGCGGGCCGCTTCTCGCACCGCGATTACAGTGACGTTTCCGGTGCCTTGGGCGCGGGAGAGGGATTGAACAACAACAGCTATGAGCAGCCCAACCTCGGCGCAAGCGCCAAGCTCGCCTGGCGCACGGGCATTCACAGCGTGATAATTGGAACGGATTACGACAACGGTACCATAGACGCAGATTTAAGGGAAAATGGCGGCACCGTTCGCACGAAGACCCATGGCCGCCTGGAGCGGCGGGCGATTTTCGCCAACGACACAATCGTCTGGAACAACTGGTCGATCACCCCGGGTCTGCGTTACGACTGGACCAGCACCAGCGATGATTTCTTCAGCCCGAGCCTAGGGGTGACATATAACCTGAGTGACCACACGGTCCTGCGGGCTTATGTGGCCCGGGGCTTTAACGTCCCTTCTTTGACCGCGACTACCGTCGGCGCGCAGGGATTGCAGCCTAACCCTCATCTGGAAATGGAGAAGGTCTGGTCCTATCAGCTTGGCTTCGAGACGACCTTTCTCAGGTATCTCTGGCTGAAGAATACGGTGTTCCGTCATGATGTCTCTGACTTCCTTGCTTATGATGGTGCGACCAACAGTTATGTCAATCAGGGGAAGCAGCGTCGGCAGGGGGTAGAGGTGGAGGTGAAATCCATCCCCTTTTTCAACACCACCATCGGCGTCGGCTATACATTCATCGATGCCCGTGATCGGCTTGCCGATGAACGCGTGCCGAACATCCCTCGGCAAACGTGGGACGTATCCATAAATTATGACGACCGGAAACTCCTGCGGGGAGGGCTTGTTGGGCGCTATACCCAATGGAACGCCAGAGAGGATTTTAACAGCCGCGAAAACGCCATGATCTGGGACCTGACCGGAGGGGTCCGGTTTCTGACCGGGCAGGTATCCGGCGAGATATTCTTCGTTGCCCATAACCTTTTCAATGGTTCACAATATCTCCATTACTTCTTTAGGAATCCTGGTCGCTGGTTCGAGGGAGGGCTTCGCTTTAACTTTTGA
- the lptF gene encoding LPS export ABC transporter permease LptF — protein sequence MTSILFRYIFKETAVPFVLGMAVFTFVLLMGRLLKLAEMVFAKGVPFLDVCRLILYMLPSFLLVAIPMAFLLAVLLSFGRLSADSEVTAMKAGGVGLGSLLTPVFTFAVLAYLVTTFITVFALPWGNTSFKRFLYEVIESRAATTIKEKVFIDDFPGLVVYIDDYDQTSHQISGILIHDERNPDEPMTIFASTGIIAAAPEEKNVRLHLVNGSIHRGIDPGGYRLVEFRSYDLHVDLRQNAKKNQFDEQDMTLKQLIASRGNRQNNEKFRRDVSIELHKRFALPFACIVFAMVGVPLGIQNQRSGRAGGFSAGIIILMLYYVVMSAGKTIAEKEILPIPLAVWLPNVFFTAFGVYLLRLAATERPFPLIERGRTLIGEAREWLHRRKAA from the coding sequence ATGACCAGCATTCTGTTCCGTTACATTTTCAAGGAAACCGCTGTTCCGTTCGTTCTCGGCATGGCGGTTTTTACCTTTGTACTTCTCATGGGGCGCCTGCTCAAACTGGCAGAGATGGTCTTCGCCAAGGGAGTGCCATTCCTCGACGTTTGCCGACTCATCCTCTACATGCTTCCTTCCTTCTTGCTCGTTGCAATCCCCATGGCATTTCTGCTGGCGGTACTTCTTTCCTTCGGCAGACTGTCCGCGGACAGCGAAGTAACAGCCATGAAGGCGGGGGGGGTTGGCCTCGGATCGCTGCTCACGCCAGTCTTCACGTTCGCCGTCCTTGCCTATCTCGTCACGACGTTCATCACGGTCTTTGCACTCCCCTGGGGCAACACTTCCTTCAAGCGATTTCTCTACGAGGTTATTGAGTCGCGGGCTGCCACAACCATCAAGGAAAAGGTATTTATCGACGATTTCCCCGGCTTGGTTGTGTATATTGACGATTATGACCAGACGAGCCACCAGATATCGGGCATCCTGATCCATGACGAGCGCAACCCGGATGAACCAATGACCATCTTCGCCTCAACCGGAATAATCGCGGCAGCTCCCGAAGAAAAAAACGTCCGACTTCACCTTGTGAACGGGAGCATTCATCGGGGGATAGATCCTGGCGGCTACCGTCTTGTTGAGTTCCGCAGCTACGACCTCCATGTGGACCTGCGCCAGAACGCGAAAAAAAACCAGTTCGACGAACAGGATATGACCCTCAAGCAACTTATTGCCAGTCGCGGGAACCGACAGAACAACGAAAAGTTCCGCCGCGATGTCTCGATTGAGCTTCATAAACGGTTTGCGCTCCCCTTTGCCTGCATCGTATTCGCAATGGTAGGCGTTCCGCTTGGCATCCAGAACCAGCGGTCGGGAAGAGCAGGAGGTTTTTCAGCGGGCATCATCATCCTCATGCTGTACTACGTGGTCATGTCCGCCGGCAAGACCATTGCGGAGAAGGAAATTCTTCCCATCCCGCTTGCTGTCTGGCTCCCCAATGTCTTCTTTACCGCCTTTGGCGTTTATCTGCTGAGGCTCGCGGCGACTGAACGGCCCTTTCCTCTGATAGAGAGAGGGCGAACGCTTATCGGAGAGGCGCGGGAGTGGCTCCACCGGAGGAAGGCTGCGTGA
- the tsf gene encoding translation elongation factor Ts, translating to MSITAAQVNELRKATGAGLMDCKKALTETGGDHEKAIDYLRKKGLAAASKKAGRVASEGAVGSYIHAGGKIGVLVEVNCETDFVARNENFQAFVKDIAMHIAAAAPQYVRREEVTADVVEREKEIYRAKARETGKPENIIEKIIEGQVNKFYADICLLEQQYVKDSDKTVQQFLNETIASIGENISIRRFVRYALGEGLAKKETDFAAEVAAAAGL from the coding sequence GTGAGCATCACAGCTGCACAGGTAAACGAGCTGAGAAAAGCTACCGGAGCAGGACTTATGGACTGCAAGAAGGCCCTTACTGAGACCGGCGGCGATCATGAGAAGGCCATTGACTACCTTCGGAAGAAGGGGCTTGCCGCCGCCTCCAAGAAAGCTGGTCGCGTGGCTTCCGAGGGCGCGGTGGGTTCCTACATTCACGCTGGCGGAAAAATCGGAGTTCTCGTCGAAGTCAACTGCGAGACCGACTTCGTTGCGCGTAACGAAAACTTCCAGGCTTTCGTGAAGGATATCGCCATGCACATTGCGGCGGCCGCTCCCCAGTATGTGCGCCGCGAAGAAGTGACCGCGGATGTTGTCGAGCGCGAGAAGGAAATCTACCGCGCCAAGGCACGGGAAACCGGCAAGCCTGAGAATATTATCGAGAAGATCATCGAGGGGCAGGTTAATAAGTTTTATGCCGACATCTGTCTCCTTGAGCAGCAATATGTGAAGGATTCGGATAAGACCGTCCAGCAGTTCCTTAACGAGACCATCGCGTCGATCGGTGAGAATATTTCGATTCGCCGCTTTGTACGGTACGCGCTGGGTGAGGGGCTTGCGAAGAAGGAAACCGATTTTGCAGCAGAGGTTGCTGCCGCAGCTGGTCTGTAA
- a CDS encoding isoprenyl transferase, which yields MYGLSHDKLPRHLAVIMDGNGRWAQERMLKRIIGHQKGVETVRVIVEECSRLGIKYLTLFAFSAENWLRPKTEVKALMSLLKKYIRVETARMLDSNIRFNVIGAREELPPDVNQAVQEAIDRTARNTGMVLTLALSYGARQEILLAAERIAADLSSGHLSLGDIDEKTFSSYLFTSGMPDPDFLIRTSGEMRISNFLLWQLAYTELYFTEVNWPEFTAKELHRALHDYQSRERRFGRTSAQLQNRS from the coding sequence ATGTACGGTCTCTCACACGACAAACTTCCCCGCCACTTGGCCGTCATTATGGACGGAAACGGCCGTTGGGCCCAGGAGCGGATGCTCAAGAGGATCATTGGCCACCAGAAGGGGGTCGAGACGGTGCGGGTGATTGTTGAGGAGTGTTCCCGTCTTGGCATCAAGTATCTGACACTCTTTGCCTTTTCCGCGGAGAACTGGCTCCGACCCAAGACGGAAGTGAAAGCCCTCATGTCACTTCTCAAGAAGTACATCAGGGTCGAAACAGCACGGATGCTTGACAGCAATATACGGTTCAACGTGATCGGTGCCCGGGAGGAACTGCCGCCGGACGTGAACCAGGCTGTGCAGGAGGCCATCGACAGGACAGCGCGCAATACAGGTATGGTGCTGACGCTTGCCCTTTCCTACGGTGCACGCCAGGAAATTCTCTTGGCGGCCGAGCGCATTGCTGCCGACCTCTCCTCAGGCCATCTCTCCCTTGGCGATATTGACGAGAAAACCTTCTCCTCATACCTGTTTACGTCTGGCATGCCCGATCCCGATTTCCTCATCAGAACGAGCGGGGAGATGCGGATCAGTAATTTCCTCCTCTGGCAACTCGCTTACACAGAGCTCTATTTTACCGAGGTCAACTGGCCCGAGTTCACCGCTAAGGAGCTCCACCGTGCTCTGCACGACTATCAGTCCCGCGAGCGGCGCTTCGGCCGTACGAGTGCGCAACTGCAGAACAGGAGCTGA
- the gptM gene encoding geopeptide radical SAM maturase produces MHLSRYLKRYSCHERPGHLLLFSTRTAAIAIVPEKVIANIEQGAISPATAETLSRLGFLVPDTEVEAEQVRQLFTTINGERTVATIIAVLNMDCNLACTYCFEGGLKGKRYMDHATAERLVSFLDRHYLAEGIAPNLDFYGGEPLLSLDLIRSITTRLKERAAGRGLSCSFGMVSNGTLLTGDVACELASLGVTGVQVTLDGTRENHDRYRPFVSGKGSFDVIVRNLLEACDLLDISIVCNYTQENYWGFPSLLDYLLEVGLKPERIAAVNFAPISRIGTGELPPEFNDSCASHNMPWVYESQLFLRQEALKRGYSVAKLRPPLCMVELARDLVVTHEGELYKCPAFMGRKGLAVGTLEAGVTEYRESHNLDLWNNEECLDCEYLPFCYGGCRLSRLAQTGEINGVDCRRDYYEASLERYVRQEMANTSRKR; encoded by the coding sequence ATGCACCTTTCCCGCTATCTGAAACGGTACTCCTGCCATGAGCGGCCGGGGCACCTGCTTCTCTTTTCCACCAGAACCGCTGCCATCGCCATCGTTCCCGAGAAGGTCATTGCCAATATCGAACAGGGAGCCATCAGTCCGGCGACCGCTGAAACCCTCTCGCGTCTCGGGTTTCTTGTCCCCGATACCGAGGTCGAGGCGGAACAGGTACGTCAGTTGTTCACGACGATCAATGGGGAGCGCACCGTTGCCACCATCATCGCCGTTCTGAACATGGACTGCAACCTGGCCTGCACTTACTGCTTCGAGGGTGGGCTGAAGGGGAAGCGGTACATGGATCACGCAACGGCAGAACGACTGGTATCTTTTCTGGACCGCCATTACCTCGCCGAAGGCATTGCCCCCAATCTGGATTTTTACGGTGGTGAGCCCCTCTTGAGTCTGGATCTGATCCGTTCCATCACCACGAGGCTGAAAGAACGTGCTGCCGGACGTGGGCTTTCCTGTTCCTTCGGCATGGTCAGCAACGGTACGCTTTTGACCGGAGATGTGGCCTGCGAGTTGGCCTCGCTGGGCGTTACCGGGGTCCAGGTTACCCTTGACGGCACTCGCGAGAACCATGATCGATACAGACCCTTTGTCTCCGGAAAGGGAAGCTTTGATGTGATAGTGCGGAATCTGCTGGAAGCATGCGATCTGCTCGATATCAGCATCGTCTGCAACTACACCCAGGAGAATTACTGGGGATTCCCCTCCCTGCTCGATTATCTCCTTGAAGTAGGCCTGAAGCCCGAACGGATTGCTGCTGTCAATTTCGCCCCCATCTCCCGAATCGGCACAGGGGAGCTTCCCCCCGAGTTCAACGATAGCTGTGCCTCCCACAATATGCCGTGGGTTTACGAATCGCAGCTCTTTTTGCGTCAGGAGGCTCTGAAGCGGGGCTACTCAGTGGCGAAGCTCCGTCCGCCGCTCTGCATGGTGGAATTGGCCCGTGATCTCGTGGTTACCCACGAAGGGGAATTGTACAAGTGCCCGGCTTTCATGGGGCGGAAGGGGCTTGCGGTTGGTACGCTGGAAGCGGGCGTCACGGAGTACCGGGAATCTCACAATCTCGATCTCTGGAATAACGAGGAATGTCTCGACTGTGAGTATCTCCCCTTCTGCTACGGTGGGTGCAGGCTTTCGCGGCTCGCGCAGACGGGGGAGATTAATGGGGTGGACTGCCGAAGGGACTACTACGAAGCATCCCTTGAGCGGTATGTCCGGCAAGAGATGGCCAACACGTCCCGTAAACGATAA